From Sphingobacterium bambusae:
GATTTCAATGGCCTTTAAATCCACTGACCCAATTTCAAGCTCAATTGTAGACCATTCTTCCGTTCTCCTTAAAGATTTTTCTTTACTCAAAATCAATTGTTGACTTTTGTCAAATCCCGCAACTGAGAAAACAAGGTTACTATTGGAGTTGTTTTTTGCCTTTAATCTCAAACTGATCGGGTGCTTTGTTGATTTCAATAGAGTAATTTCTCTACTTAGCCTAAATGACATTTTTACAGGAGGACCAAAATTTTGAGCTCCGTTTTTTATGATTAAATATTCTGGCAATTTTTTTATACTACAATTGGATAGACTTTTTAACCAGTCCCAACTACAAGTATTAAATTTAGAGAAATCAAGATCATACACATTCTGTAAATTTTGACCATTCAACGATCCTCCAATTAACATAAAAACTAAAACAATAAATTTTTCCATAAGTTCCGATTAATAGGGAAAACTCAAAAGGAGTTTTCCCTAACATATTATCTTTTAATAACCGAATGTTCCGCGAATCGTCGAGTCAGTCTTAGCAATAGTGCCGGCTGTACCAGTCTGTGGATCATAGTAATAGTAATTCTTTGCACTCGCATTTCCAGTTAGCACCCTAACATGCCCTGAGAAACCATCATGTGTTAATACGATGGATTGATATCCGGACATGGACATACCATTTGAGCCATTTGGAGTATCTCCAGCACTGGTAAGTCACATTTGAGGTTCGAAACTCACAATGTCGCTCATTAATATTCCAGAAGCCTGCATCGAAACTGTATTTAAATGGGCATCGGCAAATTAACCTGATTGGCTAACTGACCATTCACCGAAGGCTGACAAGACATCGTTATAACTCTGCCCAGTATCAAATGCAATTGCATGAATCGCACAATCGTTTTGGGAACGAAGTCCCACAAAACCAGAGTATCCACCGCTACAGCTTGTTTGTTCTTGAGGAGAAAGTACTTCGTAACTTTACTCCAGTTCTTCAAAAGCAAGTTTTAGTTTTAATCTGCGGTTAGCCTTTGAATCATTTAATATTTTATATAATCATTAAATTATTTAATTTTTTTGATTTATTTTTAGGCTTAACTAGTACGATGATATACTTGTATCTTATGGTTATAATTTAAAAATTTTAGATTCTATATTATAAGAAATATAAGAGTATAATTGTTAATTTATCCTTCATTCATCTTATAATATTGAGACAAATGGAATGGTTGTAAGACAACGTAGTTATCAAAAAATGTAAATCTTATTCCAATATACGATTAACTTTACAATTTTTTAGCATATTTCATTTTTGCTTCTCCAAAATCTTTGCAAGAGCAAAGTAGCTATTCCGTAATAGTAAAATATAAACACATTCGCTATCAGGTAAATTTTTCGAAGCAGAAAAACTCTAGCGATACTGATATAGTATGGGATATTTCTTATTTACGTAGGATTTCATTACTACCCGAGCGTGAGAACTGACGCGAGTATTGCTAAAATAACACTTATTCAATCGGTCGCCATTTTTATATCATTTTTGATATGTTATTACCAACTATTTACAGTTCTCTAAAAAGAATAATAAACTAATAAGTTGTTCTATAGAAATCCCTTTCTCTCCGCTATATAACAGGGATCATACCGAACTCTTGGGAACGAAAAAGGATCCTTGACCAGCCAAAAGTAATCACTTGTCGGTCATAAGTAATCACTTGCCAGCCATAAGTGATTACTTGTCAGCCATAAGTAATCACTTGTCAGCCATAAGTAATCACTTGTCGGCCATAAGTAATCACTTGCCAGCCATAAGTGATCACTTGTCAGCCATAAGTAATCACTTGTCAGCCATAAGTAATCACTTGCCGGCCATAAGTAATCACTTGTCGGCCATAAGTAATCACTTGTCAGCCATAAGTAATCACTTGTCAGCCATAAGTGATCACTTGTCGGCCATAAGTAATCACTTGTCAGCCATAAGTGATCACTTGTCAGCCATAAGTAATCACTTGTCGGCCATAAGTGATCACTTGTCAGCCATAAGTAATCACTTGTCAGCCATAAGTAATCACTTGTCGGCCATAAGTAATCACTTGCCAGCCATAAGTAATCACTTGTCGGCCATAAGTAATCACTTGTCGGCCATAAGTAATCACTTGTCAGCCATAAGTAATCACTTGCCAGCCATAAGTAATCACTTGTCGGCCATAAGTAATCACTTGCCAGCCATAAGTAATCACTTGTCGGCCATAAGTGATCACTTGTCAGCCATAAGTAATCACTTGTCGGTCATAAGTAATCACTTGTCGGCCATAAGTAATCACTTGCCATCTGCTTAATCCCCTTTGGCAGTATCCCTTAAAGTGTGTAAAAGGGTTTTAGTTTTTCAAGATCCTTTCTTCAAATATAAGGCAAAATTGGCCGTACAACATTCCCCAGTTTTTTAGTGGTCTTGTCCATTGCCTTGTAGCATGTTGTATGGCCAGGAATACAGATTTAGTAATTGCTGCATCTGTTGGAAAGGACATCTTATTTAGTGTATATTTTCTGATTTGTCCATTTAGATTCTCTATCAGGTTAGTTGTGTATACGATTTTTCTTATTTCTAGAGGAAACCCTAGAAAGACTGTAAGATTCTCCCAATTGTTTTCCCAACCTTTCACGGCATAAGGGTATTTGTGCTTCCATTTATCTGAAAGGTGTTGCAAGGCAAGCCTTGCTGCCTGCTCATTTGGTGCATTATAAATCGGTTTCATATCCGCTGCGAAAAGCTTTCTATCTTTATAGGGCACAAATTTACAGGCATTTCTAACTTGGTGTACGACACATATCTGTGTTTGACATTGCGGGAACACGCTGATAATAGCTTCGGTGAACCCTTTGAGATTATCTGTGGCGGTAATCATCACATCCTCTACTCCGCGCGATTTCATATCGGTCAATACACCTAGCCAAAAGGATGCAGATTCGTTTTTCCCCAACCATAGTCCCATGATTTCTCGATGTCCGTCCGGACGTAGGCCAATAGCCAGATAAATGGTCTTATTGACCACCTTGGAGCCTTCCCTGACCTTGAAAACAATGCCGTCCATCCAGACCACTAGGTATATAGGCTCTAACGGTCGGTTCTGCCAGGCCACAATATCCTGGTTAACAGCATCGGTAATTCTGGAGATGGCAGTCGGGGATATCTTGATGTCGTAGATATCCAATATCTGGTTTTCAATATCTGTCGTGCTCATCCCTCGGGAATACAGGGAAATAACCACTTTCTCTATCCCCTCAAGCATGTTGTGTCTCTTGGTTACAATGATCGGGTCAAATGAAGCATCACGGTCTCGGGGAACCTTGATCTCCGACTCCCCAAACTTGGACTTGATCGTCTTTTTTGTAGCCCGTTCCGGAAATTGGGGTTGTCCGATTTCTCGTTTTTCTGATAATCCAAGTGACCATCGAGCTCGGCTTCTAAAAGCTTCTCGATACCACGCGTTTGAAGCTCGCCTAAAAAACTGAACAATTCCTCTCCATTGCTGAACTGGCTCAATAAATCATCGGTAATGTATTTCTCTTTTTCCATTTTTTATCTATCTACAAAGTATGAATTTTTAGCATAGTTAGGAAACTTGAAAAAACAGCAATTACACACTTATAGGGATGGGGCCCAACTTCGCGGCAAGCAAATTGACGTAACATGAACAAGATATAGAAAGACCCGATCCGCCAGTAAGCACAGTTACATTCCTTCCAAACACCAGTACACCGAACCGTAGCATATCGTATTACTGGCGCTATGCCAACCGAGAAGCACTAAATTTCCTAAAAAAAGACTACTTTTAGCCTTCATCAAAAAGCCCACGCTATTGAAACTACCGTTTGCCCATTTCATAACATCATTTACCGATAAGCTCTCTCCTAATTCAACACGGCGCAACAATAAGTTAGAAGGTTTGAAATACCTCTTTTGGGGTGGATTTAATGTACTGCTAAGCTGGATACTATACTTCGTGACCTATCATTATATCATTTCGAAAAATAACGTGGAGATACTACCCTTTTTAACCATTAGTGGCCATATTTTTTCTTTCCTGCTGTCTTTCGTCATCACCTTTTTCACCGGTTTTGTATTCAACAATTTCTTGGTCTTCAACAGCGCCAAAAGCGAACCCATCTATAAAAAGCTGTTCCGCTATTTCCTAGCCAATATGGGATCACTTCTGATCAACTACGTACTACTCAAAATATTTGTTGAATATTTCATGTTCTATCCCACGCCCTCACAAATATTGTGCACCTTCATCATCACGATCTATAGCTTTCTCATGCAAAAGAAGTTCACCTTCCGCAAATGAGCAAATCGCGCAAAAAGATAGACCGCGCTACTGCGGTAAATAGTAAAAACGATAGATCAAAAACTTAATAAAAGGGCCGAAAGTAATGTCTTACCCCTCATCAGCAGCCTGCATGCGCCTCAATATGCGCATCACATACAGAAGAAGCAGAAAAAACACCACCGTTAGCGCTCCCAAAACCGGTAGGCTGTCTGTATTTACGTTCCATGTTGCGACGAACAGGACGATTGTCATAAGTAAAAGAATAATAGGTTTCATAATTTGTGTATAGCTTGCACAATGATATGCATTAAATATAAGATCGTCAAAAAAAAAATAAAAAAATA
This genomic window contains:
- a CDS encoding GtrA family protein, which translates into the protein MKLPFAHFITSFTDKLSPNSTRRNNKLEGLKYLFWGGFNVLLSWILYFVTYHYIISKNNVEILPFLTISGHIFSFLLSFVITFFTGFVFNNFLVFNSAKSEPIYKKLFRYFLANMGSLLINYVLLKIFVEYFMFYPTPSQILCTFIITIYSFLMQKKFTFRK
- a CDS encoding DUF6944 family repetitive protein, which produces MSAISNHLSAISNHLPAISDHLSAISNHLSAISNHLPAISNHLSAISNHLSAISNHLSAISDHLSAISNHLSAISDHLSAISNHLSAISDHLSAISNHLSAISNHLSAISNHLPAISNHLSAISNHLSAISNHLSAISNHLPAISNHLSAISNHLPAISNHLSAISDHLSAISNHLSVISNHLSAISNHLPSA